GTGAGGCCGTCGCGTGCCGTGTAGCTGATCGGCTTCACTTCGGCCATATCGGCTTCGGCGAGGGCCGGGTTGATCTCCGCCAGCTTGGTCAGCTTGTCGGCCTTCACGTCGTACACGTAGCGCGTGCCCGGCGTGCGATCGTTGCTGGCGGCCACGATCAGCAGGTTTTCATCCTTGGTCATGCTTTGCACGCCGATCTGGTAACCCGGCCGCTTCGCCTTCAGCGCCTTGTAGACGCGCTCGGATTCCTTGTCGAAGAACACGGGTTCGGCTTTTTCAAAGTTCACCATCGTCTGCGTGATGACCTTGCGCGCACGCGACCAGCCGAGCGAATCAACGTCCACATTCGGGTTTTCGTAGATCAGCTTGCCTTCTTTCGCCGTCTTCGGGTCGAACTCGAACAGCGCCGCCTTGTCGCGGCCACGGTTGGAGGCCACGTACATCAGCTTGCTGTCCGGCGTCCAGCCCACGATATCCACCGCTTCGCGGAAGTTGGTGGTCAGCAGCGGCTTGAACGGCTCCGCTTCGGTCTCACGGTAGAGCAGCGTCTTGTTGACGCCGTCGGTCGCGCCAGCGGCGCGCACCTTGCCGGCGTGGTCGGTATTCCACGCGGTAATGTTGCCGGGGTTCTGGGCAACCAGCGTTTCAGCGCCGGTCTTGATGTTGATGCGGTAGACGTCGAACAGGCGCTTGTCGCGCTTGTTGTGGGTGACGAGGATGTGATCGTCGTCATCCGGAAGCGCGTCGAGGATGCTGGCCTGGGTGCCCTCATGCGGCGTCAGGTCCTGCACCTTGCCGGTGGTGATGTCGGCCATCACCACATGGAAGTTCTCGTCGCCACCGAAATCCTTGGTGTAGAGGACGTGCTGCGGCCCCTTGAAGAAATAGTTCGAGATGTCACGCGCCGTCTCGGCGGTGATGCGCTTGACGCCTTCCTTGCTGCCCGCCTTGTCGATCGGCTGCACAAAGATGTTCATGCGCGACTCATACGGCTGCATGAAACCAAGCATCTTGCCATCGGGCGAGAGGCGGAAATAGCCCTGCTCGGGGTTCTTGAAAAAGTCACGCAGGGGGTACTGCCTGGCGGGCTGTGCCTGGGCAGATACCGCCGTTGCCGCGATCAGGCTGGCGCTGGTAAGCGTCGTAAGCCAGTGGCGAAAGTTCATGAATGCTCCTGGTAAGGAAAGAATGTCGCGAGCGACGGGAAAACAGGGCGCGATTCTGCGTTGCGCGACCGCCGTTGGCTAGCCCACCGCGACCAAGACGGAAATTTCTGGCGCGAGTCGCGGAAACGGGCGGCGACGCGCGGGCTGCGGTATCGGTAGCCAGCAGCATTCTGTCACTCACGTCGGCTATCAACTTTTCTGGCAAATGGCGTCGGCAATGGGCTAAGTAGGCAGAATTGCATAATGTCGACTTTATGCGAAATCGGCCCTCATGCCCTTTGCAAATGGGCTTTGTGCAAAAAGTTGATGTTTTGCGATACCCGCACTTGAAATAGGGAAACCGCCCCCTAACTGCTGCTTGTTAATCGACCAACAGTCATTCGAAGTTACGACCACATCATGGCTACGCCAGACGAACAACAATCCACCGCCCCGGAACAATCCGCCGACGCCTCGGTGGCGCAGGAAGCGCCCGCCTGGGCGTCTCCCGAAGAAAAGCTCGCCGCCGCCGAGAACGAAATCGCTGCCCTCAAAGAGCAGCTCAAAGACCAGCAATTGCGCAATCTTGCCGAGATGGAGAACCTGCGCAAGCGCAACGCGCAGGAAATCGCCAATGCCCGCGACTTTGCGGCCAAGGATTTCGCCTTCTCGCTGCTGGCGGTGAAGGACACGCTGGAAATGGTGCTGAAAGACCAGCAAAGCACCACCGAACAGATCAAGATGGGCGTGGACA
This is a stretch of genomic DNA from Casimicrobium huifangae. It encodes these proteins:
- a CDS encoding alpha/beta hydrolase family protein; this translates as MNFRHWLTTLTSASLIAATAVSAQAQPARQYPLRDFFKNPEQGYFRLSPDGKMLGFMQPYESRMNIFVQPIDKAGSKEGVKRITAETARDISNYFFKGPQHVLYTKDFGGDENFHVVMADITTGKVQDLTPHEGTQASILDALPDDDDHILVTHNKRDKRLFDVYRINIKTGAETLVAQNPGNITAWNTDHAGKVRAAGATDGVNKTLLYRETEAEPFKPLLTTNFREAVDIVGWTPDSKLMYVASNRGRDKAALFEFDPKTAKEGKLIYENPNVDVDSLGWSRARKVITQTMVNFEKAEPVFFDKESERVYKALKAKRPGYQIGVQSMTKDENLLIVAASNDRTPGTRYVYDVKADKLTKLAEINPALAEADMAEVKPISYTARDGLTIRGYLTLPKGVPAKNLPVIVNPHGGPWYRDSWGYNGEIQFLANRGYAVLQMNFRGSVGYGRKFWEASFKQWGLAMQDDITDGVNWLIKEGIADPKRIAIYGASYGGYATLMGVTKTPDLYAAAVDYVGVSNMFTFMKSIPPYWKPFLEMMTEMVGDAEKDKAQLTTTSPALNAERIKTPLFIAQGAKDPRVVKAESDQMVEALKKRGVAVEYMVKDNEGHGFRLQENQFEFYEAMEKFLGKHLKAAK
- the grpE gene encoding nucleotide exchange factor GrpE — encoded protein: MATPDEQQSTAPEQSADASVAQEAPAWASPEEKLAAAENEIAALKEQLKDQQLRNLAEMENLRKRNAQEIANARDFAAKDFAFSLLAVKDTLEMVLKDQQSTTEQIKMGVDMTLKNLVSAFERAKVKEVKAEKAKFDPNVHQAMTQIESTTEAPGTVLQVFQKGYTIADRVLRPAMVAVATAPAPKDDGAAPAAQA